In the genome of Telluria mixta, the window GCTGGGCCCGGGCGGCATCCACGTCTCGATGAGCACGGTGTCGCCGGAGACCACGCGCAAGCTCGCCGCCCTGCACGCCGAGCGCGGCGCCGGCTTCATCGCGGCGCCCGTGTTCGGCCGCCCGACCGCCGCCGCCGCCGCCATGCTGTTCATCCTGGTCGCGGGTGAAGCCGGCGCGCGCGACAAAGTCGTGCCGCTGCTGCAGACGATGGGCCAGCGCGTGTTCCCGCTGGGCGACGACCCCGTTGCCGCCAGCATCGTCAAGCTGAGCGGCAATTTCATGATCATGGGCGTCATCGAGGCGATGGCGGAAGCGGCGACCCTGTGCGAGAAATACGGCGTCGAACGCTCGGCCATGATGGACGTGATGACGCAATCGATCTTCGCCACGCCGCTGTACGTCAATTACGGCAAGCTGATCGCGCAGCACGACTACGCCAACCCCGGCTTCAAGCTGTCGCTGGGTTTCAAGGATGCGAATCTCGTGATGGCGGCCGCGCGCAAGGCCCACGTGCCGATGCCGCTGGCGAGCATGATGCACGACCGTTTTCTCTCCGCGCTGGCGAAGGACCGCGGCGAGCTCGATTGGACGGCAGCCGCACTGAACGTGTCGGAAGAGGCCGGTCTCCGTTGATCACTCGTGCGGCGTGGCGGCGTCCGGCTCGATGACGAGCAGGTCGCCGTCCAGCCGCGCCGCCGTGCCGAGGTCGCGGCACAGCGCCTGCATGCGCGTATAGATCCATGCGCGCTGCGTGTGGTCGGCAGGCAGCGCGCGACCGTGGCGGATGAATACCGGGTGCAGCACGATGCGCCGCAGGGCATCCTCGCCCAGGTGCACCTCGAACAGCAATTGATGGTCGTTGCGCAGGTCGGTGTCGATGGCGTAATCGTCGACGAGGTCGCCGGCCGCGTACAGGATCGGCCAGCCCCGGTACAGCTCGATGCCGTGGAAGATGTGGGCGCTGTGGCCATAGACGATCTTCCAGCCGACGTCGATCGCGGCGTGGGCCAGGCGGCGCAGGTGCGGCGCGGGCGCGGTCACCATGTTCGGCCCCCAGTGCAGCGACAGGATGGGCCAGCGCACGCCCGCCGTGCGCAGGGGCGCGAGCGCGCGAGCGAAGGCGTCGATGGCCGCCGCTTCGTCGTGCAGGCCGAGCCAGGCGATGCCGGGATGGTCGTCCGTGGCGGCGAAATCGGCCTGGTGGTCGCAGAACGCCGCCATCCCGACCAGCACGTTGCCGCACGCCACGACGGCCGGAGACAGCGCCCACGCGAGGTCCGGACCGGCGCCCGTGTGGGCGATGCCGTGCGCGTCCAGGACGCGCAGCGTGTCGGCGAGCCCTTGCACGTCGTAGTCGAGGCTGTGGTTGTTCGCGAGGCTGACCATGCGGATGCCGGCATCGACCAGCGCCTGGCCGGCAGCGGGCGGCCCGGCGAAATAATAGGCCTTTGGAACACCGTGCCAGTGTTCGGTGCTGTCAGTGAGTGCGCACTCCAGGTTGGCGATGGCGACGTCGGCCGCGCGCAGCAGCGGAGAGACCGCTTCCAGCGGCGCGTGGATGCCGTCGCGCAGCATGACGTCGCGCACATGGCGGCCCAGCATGACGTCGCCGCCGAACACGAGGCGCAAATCAGGGCTCATGGGTGAAGTACGTCGTGAACCAGTCCGCCGCCAGCCGCGCCACCTCTTCCAGCGTACCCGGTTCCTCGAACAGATGCGTCGCACCGGGCACGATCGCGAGCCGTTTTACGCAACCCAGCTCGGCATAGGCGTGCCGGTTCAGCGCGATCACGGGTTCGTCGGCGCCGCCCACGATGAGGAGTGTCGGCGCCTCGACGGCGCGCAAGGCGTCGTCGCCGGCAAGGTCCGGGCGCCCGCCGCGCGAGACGACGGCCGCGACGGGCACCGCCGGGTCCGCCGCCAGCTGCAGCGCGGCGGCCGCGCCCGTGCTGGCGCCGAACAGGCCCAGCGGCAACGGGGCCGTCGCATCCTGGGCGGCCAGCCAGCCTGCGGCCGTGCGCAAGCGGGCCGTCAGCAAAACAATGTCGAAACGGTTATGGTATTGGCGATCTTCTTGCGGCGTGAGCAGGTCGAGCAGCAAGGTGCCGATGCCGGCGTCGCGCAGCACGTGCGCCACGTGGTTGTTGCGCGGGCTCAAACGGCTGCTGCCGCTGCCGTGCGCGAACAGCACGACGCCGGAGGCATCGTGGGGCAGCTCGAGCATGCCTTCCATCGTCGCCGCACCGCTGTCGATATGGACGAGGGCTTTTGTCATGATCGTTTGACCATCCGGCAGGGGCAAAGATTCGGCGTCCGATTGTTAAATAGGAAGTGATCGAAAGTCCGGTATTCACCCGTTCCCGACGTCCGGGACATGACGCTGAATCGGGATGTAATGGATCTTCAGGACACCCCCACAAAAGGGGTTTCTTTCAGGCATTTGTAAAGATTGTTTACTGATGTGAAACAATGTGTTGTATGCATAACTTAGTAAAAACAAGCACTTATGTTCCAAAATATCTGACTCGTGATTTAGTAATGTTGTAATATCACGTCGATAACATGGCCGGAATTGGGCCGCGTCCTGCAGGCCTTGCCGTTTCTGCACTACAATACGAGATTCTCCAAATACCAATATCCACTGTGTCCAACCTCGTCGAAATTCGCGATCTGCATTTTTCGTATGGCGATCGCCCGATCCTGCAGAACCTGAGCATGGACTTCCCGCGCGGCAAGCTGATTGCCGTGATGGGCGGCTCCGGCTCGGGCAAGACGACGGTCCTGCGCCTGATCGGCGGCCAGATCAAGCCGCAGCGCGGCA includes:
- a CDS encoding dienelactone hydrolase family protein, giving the protein MTKALVHIDSGAATMEGMLELPHDASGVVLFAHGSGSSRLSPRNNHVAHVLRDAGIGTLLLDLLTPQEDRQYHNRFDIVLLTARLRTAAGWLAAQDATAPLPLGLFGASTGAAAALQLAADPAVPVAAVVSRGGRPDLAGDDALRAVEAPTLLIVGGADEPVIALNRHAYAELGCVKRLAIVPGATHLFEEPGTLEEVARLAADWFTTYFTHEP
- a CDS encoding NAD(P)-dependent oxidoreductase; protein product: MEIGYVGLGGMGHAMASNLISKGHALRVWNRSPGKADDLVAQGATLVEHPGQAVASDGIVFTMVADDAALEQVVGGPDGIAAKLGPGGIHVSMSTVSPETTRKLAALHAERGAGFIAAPVFGRPTAAAAAMLFILVAGEAGARDKVVPLLQTMGQRVFPLGDDPVAASIVKLSGNFMIMGVIEAMAEAATLCEKYGVERSAMMDVMTQSIFATPLYVNYGKLIAQHDYANPGFKLSLGFKDANLVMAAARKAHVPMPLASMMHDRFLSALAKDRGELDWTAAALNVSEEAGLR
- a CDS encoding CapA family protein is translated as MSPDLRLVFGGDVMLGRHVRDVMLRDGIHAPLEAVSPLLRAADVAIANLECALTDSTEHWHGVPKAYYFAGPPAAGQALVDAGIRMVSLANNHSLDYDVQGLADTLRVLDAHGIAHTGAGPDLAWALSPAVVACGNVLVGMAAFCDHQADFAATDDHPGIAWLGLHDEAAAIDAFARALAPLRTAGVRWPILSLHWGPNMVTAPAPHLRRLAHAAIDVGWKIVYGHSAHIFHGIELYRGWPILYAAGDLVDDYAIDTDLRNDHQLLFEVHLGEDALRRIVLHPVFIRHGRALPADHTQRAWIYTRMQALCRDLGTAARLDGDLLVIEPDAATPHE